In Solobacterium moorei, a single genomic region encodes these proteins:
- a CDS encoding CpXC domain-containing protein translates to MSQSQDIRYTCPYCHKEFDTTIYTAINAEQDPDLKEACISGDIFRHTCPHCQHAFMIQPPLVYSDPSRKFLIWLSQQAPAESLKQLALPLAKQGFKLRRCATVQEFAEKIQIFEDGVNDIMVELAKYDSFIEYIDNKKGTAEDVTGIEYQHTENDVMKINVRADDKGMSFLIPVSVLEEEMKVDKDRFAIDETDFPRINNDWIISAYTEAAGKA, encoded by the coding sequence ATGAGCCAGAGTCAAGATATTAGATATACATGTCCTTATTGTCATAAGGAATTCGATACAACAATTTATACAGCAATCAATGCGGAACAAGATCCAGACTTAAAGGAAGCTTGTATTAGTGGGGATATTTTTAGACATACGTGCCCTCATTGCCAGCATGCATTCATGATTCAGCCACCGTTGGTGTATTCTGATCCATCTAGAAAATTCTTGATTTGGCTTAGTCAACAAGCTCCTGCAGAGTCTTTAAAGCAGTTAGCACTGCCTCTTGCAAAGCAAGGATTTAAGTTAAGGCGTTGTGCGACAGTACAAGAATTCGCTGAAAAAATACAGATTTTTGAAGATGGTGTAAATGACATCATGGTAGAACTTGCGAAATACGACAGCTTTATTGAGTATATCGACAATAAAAAAGGAACTGCTGAAGATGTGACTGGTATTGAATATCAACATACCGAGAACGATGTCATGAAGATCAATGTAAGAGCAGATGATAAGGGAATGTCATTCCTAATTCCAGTTAGTGTTCTTGAAGAAGAGATGAAAGTAGATAAAGATCGCTTCGCAATTGATGAAACAGACTTTCCGCGTATCAATAATGATTGGATTATCAGTGCTTATACAGAAGCGGCTGGCAAGGCTTAG
- a CDS encoding Bax inhibitor-1/YccA family protein produces the protein MSEFDRQNVYGAYNEEAGLKAYITKVFTHMGIGLTITSAVAYLFYHSLVTRGTLARIVFYSESALFIQIGLLISQFVLVISLNAAITRLSKGACNALFLTYAAVTGVTFGVIPLAYGVGVVFQAFVFAAILFISCAVIGHVTNVDLTKYQGILVGGLFALIIASIVSIFIPALRNNLLIAYLGLFIFMIYTAFDIQRIKQFYYMSADGTDQREKLAIYGALQLYLDFVNMFLYLLRILGGRRRR, from the coding sequence ATGAGCGAATTTGACAGACAAAATGTTTATGGAGCTTATAACGAGGAAGCTGGCCTCAAAGCTTATATAACAAAAGTATTTACACACATGGGAATTGGTTTAACGATAACATCAGCAGTTGCGTATCTTTTCTACCACTCCCTAGTCACAAGAGGAACATTAGCACGTATCGTATTCTATAGCGAATCAGCACTATTCATCCAGATTGGTTTATTGATTTCACAGTTTGTATTAGTAATTTCTCTCAATGCGGCAATCACACGCTTATCAAAAGGTGCATGTAATGCATTGTTCTTAACATACGCAGCAGTAACGGGTGTTACATTTGGCGTCATTCCACTTGCGTATGGAGTTGGTGTAGTATTCCAAGCATTTGTATTTGCGGCAATCTTATTTATCAGTTGTGCTGTGATTGGCCATGTTACAAATGTTGATTTAACAAAGTACCAAGGAATCTTAGTTGGAGGGTTATTTGCATTAATCATCGCAAGTATTGTATCCATCTTTATTCCGGCATTACGTAATAATCTATTGATTGCATATCTAGGACTATTCATCTTTATGATTTATACAGCATTTGATATTCAACGTATCAAGCAGTTCTACTATATGTCAGCTGATGGAACGGATCAAAGAGAGAAGCTTGCAATCTATGGTGCATTGCAGTTATATCTAGACTTTGTCAATATGTTCCTATACTTATTGAGAATTTTAGGTGGTAGAAGAAGACGTTAA
- the tnpA gene encoding IS200/IS605 family transposase — translation MATKPNDDSSLSHTRWNCKYHIVFIPKYRRKAIYGKLRADIGGILRQLCAYKDVEMIEAHAMRDHIHMLVKIPPKIAVSSFMGYLKGKSSLMIFEKHANLKYKYGNRNFWAKGYYASTVGLNTKVVEEYIRNQEKEDMIQDNLSKKEYVDPFKG, via the coding sequence ATGGCAACAAAGCCAAATGACGATTCAAGTCTATCACATACGAGATGGAACTGTAAGTATCATATTGTGTTCATACCAAAGTATAGAAGAAAGGCAATTTACGGAAAATTAAGAGCAGATATAGGAGGGATATTGAGACAGTTGTGTGCATATAAAGATGTAGAAATGATAGAAGCACATGCAATGAGAGATCATATACATATGTTGGTAAAGATACCACCGAAGATAGCAGTATCAAGTTTCATGGGATACTTGAAAGGCAAATCATCGTTGATGATATTTGAGAAACATGCAAATTTAAAATATAAATATGGCAATCGAAACTTTTGGGCGAAGGGTTACTATGCAAGTACGGTAGGACTGAATACGAAGGTAGTAGAAGAATATATCCGAAATCAAGAAAAAGAAGATATGATACAGGATAATCTAAGTAAAAAAGAATATGTAGACCCTTTTAAAGGGTAG
- a CDS encoding MarR family transcriptional regulator, whose amino-acid sequence MNKKGRDFVIATNAFSHCIQAIKAEEIKSTKLKGAETMLLLYLGFNPEGLTNTELVECSKMDKAAVSRSLADLAKGKFIRFEYRNGKSRYGAHAVLTTTGKEVTEHIVERIGKVLTKALGHLSTEEKKFFVANMATVASAMLEIVE is encoded by the coding sequence ATGAACAAAAAGGGTCGTGATTTCGTGATTGCAACAAATGCATTTAGCCATTGCATTCAAGCAATTAAGGCGGAAGAAATCAAATCAACAAAGCTTAAGGGCGCAGAAACAATGCTACTATTATATTTGGGCTTTAACCCTGAAGGCTTAACAAACACAGAATTAGTTGAATGTAGTAAGATGGACAAGGCGGCGGTTTCTAGATCGCTTGCTGATCTAGCAAAAGGAAAATTCATTCGTTTTGAATATCGTAATGGTAAGAGCAGATATGGAGCACATGCTGTATTAACTACAACTGGTAAAGAAGTTACAGAACACATTGTGGAAAGAATCGGTAAGGTTCTCACAAAGGCACTTGGTCATTTAAGCACTGAAGAGAAGAAGTTTTTTGTGGCAAATATGGCTACAGTTGCATCTGCTATGTTAGAAATAGTAGAATAG
- the miaA gene encoding tRNA (adenosine(37)-N6)-dimethylallyltransferase MiaA, translating into MKKVIVIVGPTAVGKSDFAIELAKKLNGEIISGDSIQVYEGLDIGSGKVTIQEMDGVPHHLIDIYTTKQSYTVADFQAKARDLIDHSDKPMIICGGTGLYIKACLYDYQFSNESGAGIDTDLENYTNEELYQQLLELDPTQSEKIHPNNRRRLLRSLTIAKRSPKVQSEIIAEQEHRMLYNARIIGCTMPREELYARINARVEKMFEAGLQQEVESLLQQGVSFTDACMKGIGYREWEALFEGKKSLEEVKEEIQKHSRQFAKRQYTWFHHQMNVEWFENNNPIQRQAMLEDLTHWYQNQE; encoded by the coding sequence ATGAAAAAAGTAATTGTCATTGTTGGCCCTACTGCAGTAGGAAAGAGTGATTTTGCGATTGAACTTGCGAAAAAGTTAAATGGTGAGATCATCAGTGGAGATTCGATACAGGTTTATGAAGGCTTGGATATTGGCTCTGGTAAGGTGACAATCCAGGAGATGGATGGTGTACCACATCATTTGATTGATATTTATACAACTAAGCAAAGTTATACGGTTGCGGACTTTCAAGCAAAAGCGAGAGACCTAATAGACCATAGTGATAAGCCGATGATTATCTGCGGTGGTACAGGTCTCTATATAAAGGCATGCCTGTATGATTATCAATTCAGTAATGAAAGTGGTGCTGGTATTGATACAGATTTAGAAAACTATACCAATGAAGAACTGTACCAACAATTATTAGAATTAGATCCTACACAAAGTGAGAAGATTCATCCAAATAATCGTCGACGTCTGCTACGGAGCTTGACCATTGCTAAACGCAGTCCAAAAGTACAGAGTGAGATCATAGCAGAACAAGAACATCGTATGTTATATAATGCACGTATTATCGGCTGTACAATGCCACGTGAAGAACTTTATGCACGTATTAATGCACGTGTAGAAAAGATGTTTGAAGCAGGTTTACAACAAGAAGTAGAAAGCTTATTACAGCAAGGAGTATCCTTTACAGACGCATGTATGAAGGGGATTGGCTATCGTGAATGGGAAGCCCTTTTCGAAGGGAAGAAATCCCTTGAAGAAGTCAAAGAAGAGATCCAGAAACATTCTCGCCAATTCGCAAAGCGTCAGTACACCTGGTTCCATCATCAGATGAATGTAGAATGGTTTGAAAATAACAACCCTATACAACGTCAAGCAATGCTGGAAGACTTGACACATTGGTATCAGAATCAAGAGTAA
- a CDS encoding IS1182 family transposase — MTCRNNIKHDSIIFDTIDNLVPPDHMVRKLEEAVDWNFIYPLVKDLYSSEGRPSIDPVVLFKMIFINFCFGINSMRKTCKEIEVNLAYRWFIGYEMFESIPNYSTWSQNYIRRYGDSDIFEQIFNRILKEAMDAGFVDLETVFGDGTHVKANANKRKHTDAEIEITKKCFEDSLLEEINQERALDGKKEFHSLNRTELDFDSETGEEIEIVKTKRVKQSTTDPESGNYHKGEHEECFAYEQQTFCDKHGFVLSFDTVPGNIHDSVSFFGAYRHLQGKFGDQIKNVCLDAGYKTPAIAKEIIDNHQQPILPYKRPQTKKGFFPKREYVYDEHYDWYICPNNQTLTYTTVNRQGYRQYKSNPLICASCPLKDKCTKSKNNTKVITRHVWAPYLEAAEEIRYTPLWKEIYPLRKQTIERVFAEDKENHCLRFTRERGLKKNRHRTSMIFACHNLERMARWKWEANPFLSLIPQNQYFVLLESQYY; from the coding sequence TATAAAACACGACAGTATAATATTTGATACTATTGATAACTTAGTACCACCAGATCACATGGTCAGAAAGCTTGAAGAAGCTGTTGACTGGAACTTTATATATCCTCTGGTAAAGGATCTGTATAGTTCTGAAGGAAGGCCATCCATTGATCCGGTGGTTTTATTTAAGATGATATTCATTAACTTCTGTTTTGGCATCAACAGTATGAGAAAAACCTGTAAGGAAATAGAAGTAAATCTGGCATACAGATGGTTTATAGGATATGAAATGTTTGAGAGTATTCCAAATTATTCTACCTGGAGCCAGAACTATATACGTAGATATGGAGATTCTGATATATTTGAACAAATATTCAATAGAATACTTAAGGAAGCTATGGATGCAGGATTTGTTGATCTCGAAACAGTGTTTGGAGACGGAACACACGTTAAAGCCAATGCAAATAAAAGAAAACATACAGATGCAGAAATAGAAATCACAAAAAAATGTTTTGAAGATTCCCTGCTTGAGGAAATAAACCAAGAAAGAGCATTAGATGGTAAAAAAGAATTTCACTCATTAAACAGAACAGAACTGGATTTTGATTCTGAAACAGGAGAAGAAATAGAGATAGTAAAAACAAAAAGAGTAAAGCAAAGTACTACTGATCCTGAATCCGGGAATTATCATAAAGGAGAACATGAAGAATGTTTTGCGTATGAACAGCAGACATTCTGTGATAAACATGGATTCGTATTGAGCTTTGATACAGTCCCTGGAAATATACATGACAGTGTTTCATTCTTTGGTGCATACAGACATCTTCAGGGAAAATTTGGAGATCAAATTAAAAATGTATGTTTAGATGCAGGATATAAAACACCAGCCATTGCCAAAGAGATAATAGATAATCATCAGCAGCCAATACTTCCATATAAAAGACCTCAGACGAAGAAAGGCTTTTTCCCAAAAAGAGAATATGTGTATGACGAACACTATGACTGGTATATATGTCCAAACAATCAAACATTGACATATACAACAGTGAACCGACAAGGGTACAGGCAATACAAGAGTAATCCATTAATATGTGCCAGCTGTCCGTTGAAAGATAAATGCACCAAAAGCAAGAATAATACAAAAGTGATAACCAGACATGTATGGGCACCCTATCTTGAAGCAGCAGAAGAGATAAGGTATACCCCATTATGGAAGGAAATATATCCATTACGCAAACAGACAATCGAGAGAGTATTTGCGGAGGATAAGGAGAATCATTGCTTGAGATTCACACGAGAAAGAGGGTTAAAGAAAAATCGACATAGAACGTCGATGATTTTTGCATGCCATAATCTAGAAAGAATGGCACGATGGAAATGGGAAGCAAATCCATTTTTAAGCTTAATACCTCAAAATCAGTACTTTGTCTTATTGGAAAGTCAATATTATTGA